A genomic region of Alistipes megaguti contains the following coding sequences:
- a CDS encoding DUF5074 domain-containing protein produces MKRKLLLWGLLLTSVLCTTSCSDDKEEVIPSPEFELTPRTDADTPLFVVPGQSLELTYSATNVSSVSAGTLPEGWTVTIDESDRSIDITATEDAQTKATLTLTATGGGTETVSATVDLYCLNAFDDPNGAFVLNEGNMTTENGSLIWISPEGYVFDDAYKTVNGSELGNVAQDMAFHDGKIYVISQNGDENAVGTKFENDGMLVVMDAKTLKKVASFGKKQLSTLDWPTHIAVLDEQHIYLRDKVGIYRLDISDKENPTLTKIEGSDGALQTPFAVLNGKIYSYKASMLGTYLWEIGPEKDGITKIKLPYVPKYDLSNVYGIRSSDDGKLWLFSFGLGNLAIGKVDPADPNGIEQRRVGAAKLKDIGASGVAFATHGDDFYYAEGTTIYHLDFSVIQEDPDDQGGTVTVKKPSAARFADITGFGDDDAKRLYNGLAVHPATGNLYVNTIKGVGPFYTTNHIWVVDPSSGEPVQTYEDYTNFPAGTFFPADK; encoded by the coding sequence ATGAAACGGAAATTGTTACTTTGGGGATTGCTGCTGACCTCCGTGCTGTGTACCACGAGTTGCAGCGATGACAAGGAGGAGGTGATTCCGTCCCCTGAATTCGAACTGACGCCCCGGACCGATGCCGATACGCCGCTATTCGTCGTCCCCGGGCAGTCGTTGGAGTTGACCTACTCGGCGACCAACGTTTCGTCGGTTTCGGCGGGGACGCTTCCCGAGGGATGGACGGTTACGATCGACGAAAGCGATCGAAGCATCGACATTACGGCAACGGAAGATGCCCAGACAAAAGCGACGCTGACCCTTACGGCAACCGGAGGCGGGACGGAAACGGTCTCGGCGACGGTCGACCTCTATTGCCTCAATGCCTTCGACGATCCTAACGGCGCCTTCGTGCTCAACGAAGGCAATATGACGACCGAAAACGGCTCGCTGATCTGGATCTCGCCCGAGGGTTACGTTTTCGACGACGCTTACAAGACGGTGAACGGCTCCGAGTTGGGCAATGTCGCGCAGGACATGGCCTTCCACGACGGCAAAATCTATGTCATTTCCCAGAACGGCGATGAGAATGCGGTCGGCACGAAATTCGAAAACGACGGGATGCTGGTAGTCATGGATGCCAAGACGCTGAAAAAGGTCGCCTCGTTCGGCAAGAAGCAGCTTTCGACGCTGGACTGGCCCACGCATATCGCCGTGCTCGACGAGCAGCATATCTACCTTCGCGACAAGGTCGGTATTTACAGGCTCGATATTTCCGACAAGGAAAATCCGACGCTGACGAAGATCGAAGGCTCGGATGGTGCCCTACAAACTCCGTTTGCCGTATTGAACGGCAAAATCTACTCATATAAGGCCTCTATGCTAGGGACGTATCTGTGGGAAATCGGCCCGGAAAAGGACGGGATCACCAAAATCAAATTGCCCTATGTCCCGAAGTACGACCTGAGCAATGTCTACGGTATCCGGAGTTCCGACGACGGTAAACTCTGGCTCTTTTCGTTCGGATTGGGAAACCTGGCTATCGGGAAAGTCGATCCTGCCGATCCCAATGGAATTGAACAGCGTCGTGTCGGAGCAGCGAAACTCAAGGATATCGGGGCATCGGGCGTAGCATTCGCCACTCACGGAGACGATTTCTACTATGCCGAGGGTACGACGATCTACCATCTGGATTTCTCCGTGATTCAGGAAGACCCCGACGATCAGGGAGGTACGGTAACGGTCAAAAAGCCGAGTGCGGCGAGGTTTGCGGACATCACGGGATTTGGCGACGACGATGCCAAAAGGCTTTACAACGGTCTGGCTGTACATCCTGCGACAGGCAACCTCTATGTCAATACCATCAAAGGCGTGGGCCCGTTTTACACGACGAACCACATCTGGGTAGTCGATCCCTCCTCGGGCGAACCAGTGCAGACATATGAAGATTATACTAACTTCCCGGCCGGAACATTCTTTCCGGCCGACAAATAA
- a CDS encoding PKD domain-containing protein gives MEKMLLKRMYPALLGSALLFGVTACNDDEGSDTPSPDGFSPYVTKVLDYRPAVGQFTNTMPEYEEGDTQEDMNRKVLEAIRDNRRTMISLGGYGGYVVVGFDHTIENKPGLCDFRVLGNAFNAGGHTEYGSSEPGIIQVAYDANGNGRPDDDEWYEIAGSAHPGGREAWFDELQAAGNDIRTVTDYRITYYRSETETPADAEKYIRWTDSENGSGYIAKNGYHAQPYFPQWVEGNELTFEGTRLPQNGLDLSGEGNNFALYKFAYGYADNETNTADASAIDIGWAVDAEGNPVDLPGADFIRIYTGVNQQNGWLGENSTEVMGVEDLHLLEISIESSTLKK, from the coding sequence ATGGAAAAAATGTTGTTGAAACGCATGTATCCGGCACTGCTCGGCTCGGCGTTGCTCTTCGGCGTAACGGCCTGTAACGACGATGAGGGTTCCGATACGCCCTCTCCCGACGGGTTTTCGCCGTATGTGACGAAAGTCCTCGACTATCGTCCTGCCGTGGGGCAATTCACCAATACGATGCCCGAGTACGAGGAGGGCGACACGCAGGAGGATATGAACCGGAAAGTACTCGAAGCCATCAGGGACAACCGTCGGACGATGATCTCTCTGGGTGGTTACGGCGGCTATGTCGTCGTGGGATTCGACCACACGATCGAAAACAAACCGGGGCTGTGCGACTTCCGTGTGCTGGGGAACGCATTCAATGCCGGCGGGCATACGGAGTACGGCAGCAGTGAGCCGGGGATCATCCAGGTGGCCTACGACGCCAACGGCAACGGTCGCCCCGATGACGACGAATGGTATGAAATCGCCGGCAGCGCCCATCCGGGCGGCAGGGAAGCGTGGTTCGACGAACTGCAAGCTGCGGGCAACGACATCCGGACCGTTACGGACTATCGGATCACCTATTACCGTTCGGAGACGGAAACTCCCGCCGATGCGGAGAAGTATATCCGTTGGACGGACAGCGAAAACGGCAGCGGCTATATTGCGAAAAACGGATACCATGCACAGCCGTACTTTCCGCAATGGGTCGAGGGGAATGAACTGACGTTCGAGGGAACCCGGCTGCCTCAGAACGGACTCGACCTCTCCGGCGAAGGAAATAACTTCGCACTCTACAAATTCGCTTACGGTTATGCCGACAACGAAACGAACACGGCCGATGCGTCGGCCATCGACATCGGATGGGCCGTGGATGCCGAAGGCAATCCGGTCGACCTTCCGGGTGCGGATTTCATCCGTATTTACACGGGCGTCAATCAGCAGAACGGCTGGCTCGGAGAAAACTCTACGGAAGTCATGGGGGTTGAGGATCTGCACCTGTTGGAGATAAGCATCGAAAGTTCCACTTTGAAAAAATGA
- a CDS encoding DUF5074 domain-containing protein codes for MNLRKRYRVITVALFVLLLAGCRKELPMIRSEAEFVALPTNPERIEGFFLVNEGNMGSNKCTVDHFDFRTGGYLRNIYPERNPDVVKELGDVGNDIAIHDGRLYVVVNCSNMVEVMDVYTARHIGSVDIPNCRYIVFDGDRAYVSSYAGPVQIDPNARPGKVVEIDTRTLRITRETVVGYQPEEMVVVNGRLYVANSGGYRFPNYDRRVSVVDLGTFEVVNTIDVAINLHRMEKDRYGRIYVSSRGDYYGTGSDIFVIDAATEQVVGNLGIPASEMCMDDDLLYTISTEWNYTTGKNEVSYAVYDTAADERRPGNFITDGSEKKIALPYGLAVNPETKEIFVCDATDYVTPGYLYCFSPEGKLQWKVRTGDIPAHIVFSEYEFY; via the coding sequence CCGATGATCCGCTCCGAGGCGGAATTCGTCGCGCTGCCGACGAATCCGGAGCGCATCGAGGGATTCTTCCTCGTCAACGAGGGCAACATGGGCAGCAACAAGTGCACCGTTGACCACTTCGACTTCCGCACGGGCGGCTATCTGCGCAACATCTATCCGGAGCGCAACCCCGACGTGGTGAAGGAGCTGGGCGATGTGGGCAACGACATTGCCATCCACGACGGCCGCCTGTACGTCGTGGTGAACTGCTCGAACATGGTCGAGGTGATGGACGTCTACACGGCCCGACACATCGGCAGTGTGGACATCCCCAACTGCCGCTACATCGTCTTCGACGGAGACAGGGCCTACGTCAGTTCCTATGCCGGACCGGTGCAGATCGACCCCAACGCCCGTCCGGGCAAGGTCGTGGAGATCGATACACGGACGCTGCGCATCACCCGCGAGACGGTCGTGGGATACCAACCCGAAGAGATGGTCGTCGTGAACGGGCGGCTCTACGTGGCCAATTCGGGCGGCTACCGGTTCCCGAACTACGACCGCAGGGTGTCGGTCGTCGACCTCGGCACGTTCGAGGTCGTGAATACGATCGACGTGGCCATCAACCTGCACCGTATGGAAAAAGACCGTTACGGCCGTATCTACGTCAGCTCGCGCGGCGACTACTACGGCACGGGATCGGACATCTTCGTGATCGATGCGGCGACGGAGCAGGTCGTCGGCAACCTGGGAATCCCGGCCAGCGAGATGTGCATGGACGACGACCTGCTCTACACGATCAGCACCGAGTGGAACTACACGACGGGAAAGAACGAGGTCTCGTATGCCGTATACGACACTGCCGCGGACGAGCGTCGGCCGGGCAACTTCATCACCGACGGCTCCGAAAAGAAGATCGCCCTGCCCTACGGACTGGCTGTGAACCCCGAAACGAAGGAGATATTCGTGTGCGATGCGACCGACTACGTGACGCCGGGTTACCTCTACTGTTTCTCTCCCGAAGGAAAATTGCAATGGAAAGTCCGTACGGGCGACATCCCGGCGCATATCGTTTTTTCGGAATACGAATTTTATTGA